In Gadus chalcogrammus isolate NIFS_2021 chromosome 1, NIFS_Gcha_1.0, whole genome shotgun sequence, the sequence AACAATCAAATAAACGTACAAACTGGATACAAACTGTTCCTAAAGGAAGCCCAGCTACTTCCCAGTTTGATGTCAATCGTGATCTCTTGTTGTGGCTGTGTCAAGACCTGCTTATATTTGAATTGATAGAAAAGGAAGGTTTCCAAACgttcaacaacaaaaatattCATCTTAATTTGCCAACCAGCAGAACCCTTGCCACAACAGCCCTGGCTGATGTCTACATGGGTTTAAAGTCCAAGGTCAAAGAACAACTGGCGGACATTATCAGTGGTACTATAATGTTAGATGGCTGGACTGATGCTCACCATCGATATCCATATGTTGGTGTGAGAATCTGCACTGTAGATGCAAACTGGCATTTCCTTCTTTTTACACTTTGTATCAAACCTGTACAAAGTCACACATCAGAAAACTTTACCGTGTTTGTAAGGGAATAACTTGAAGAATTTCTTCCCAACGATAAAAATGTTTTGCTCTTTGACACAACAGATGGAGCAGCGAATATGATTAAGTTGTCCCGGTTACTGGGCCATGAGAGAGTAACTCACTGTTAACACAACTTACTTATAACAGACACTCTAACCAAAATCCCTGAAGCCCAAGCCTTAATTTACCAATGCAAAGACATCGTCAGCGCACTGCACTTCAAGGCACAGGAATTTGTGTTGGAGCAGAAAGAGGCATACATGTATGCCAAGATTCAAAACCTGCAGGATGAAATTGATGCAGATTCCAATGATCCAATTGATGAGATAAGTGACGAGGATGAGGACTGGCAGCTGGGAACTAAGAAATcaaaaccacagacacacaaaaagtaACTAAAGACCACAGTGTCAACACGTTGGAACAGTGTCCTCAACATGATCAGAAGCCTACTCAGTTTGGAGACAAAAGTCACTGAAATCCTGAAGAGGATAGGAAAGTCCTTGTTATGCCTCCTACCTGATGAAATCAGGCTACTTGGTAACCTAGTAAGCTTTTTGGAAGACTTTGAAAAATTCACTCTCATTATAAGTGACGTCAGTCCAAACCTGAGTCCCATACCACTAATCAGGGCTCGTATCAAGAGAATCTGTGCAGCGGCTCCCAGGGATCCACCACTAATGAAGAAAGTCAAAGAACGAATACTGAAAAACATGGATAAACAAATTCCCATGTAAGATCTGGTTAGAGCCGCCGCAGTGTTTGATCCAGCGGTCAGAGACATCACTATGACGAAGGATGAAAGCATAGAACTGCTGCAGAATCTTCATGAGAATCTGAACTCCAGGTGACATTTATATTTCAGTGCACTTGCTAACCACTTACCTTttcttattttagattttaacaGCCATTTGCCTGATGCATATATTTCACTTTTCAGATTCAGTTCAACAGTGTTTGGGGTTGGAGATGAGATGACTACTGATGGTGGTTCTGGTGGCCGTCCTGGTGGGAAGGGTGACTACGATGGAGATGTGGGAGGAAGCGCGAAGCGCCTGCGACTGGAATTATTAGCAGAGGCACAAGAAGATGCCGAAGCTCATTCTTCAAGTACTCTTCTTGACCAAGTGATAGACGCTTTTCTGGCAATGAAAACGAGACCAAGGAGCATTGGACTTTTGGCGAACTCATAGCCATACCTTCCCAGCACTGTCCCCTATGGCCCGGTGCTACCTCTCCATTTCACCAGGAAGTGTGCCGGTGGAATGCATGTTTAGCTCCACTGGCCTTCTGCTCAATGGCAAACGATCATCACTTGCTCCTTcaaggtgtaatatgatcagcTTCATCCATGATAATGCCAAGTTATTGTATACAACATCGCCTATTAAAATCCACTTACCAAACAGGTAATCTCAGCCATGGAACTTCGCTACTCATCCTTGCAGCTCCGCCAGCTCATTTCCCAAATTCCTCCTTCCACCGAACTcattagggatgtcccgatacaactttttcacttccgatacgataccgatattgtaGCCTTGAGTattggccgataccgatatcaaTACATTACGATAGGCACAAatcatacatatatttattccTTATTTTGTTGTGTGGAATGTTAGAAAAGGCTTGATAAAGTGATGTTACTGTTACTGATGTTGTAGTGATATAACAGAAAACAATAGTCAGCAACAGTAGGTATAGGAAAAACTGACCCATTTATTATTAACCAATTGGTTACATACATTTTAACCTTCAACATAAGAGTATTACCTCAAcaaatccaataaaaacataatgTTATATTTAAAGTGCAAAATAACCACTGGTTACCAACATCATTATACAATTGAATAgaataaattacattttaaagtGCAAACAATTCAAGTTCACTTTATTTTTCTACTGTCAGCATATGTTGGAAACAACTGTGGGCagggacaaaaacaacaaaaacaacacatattGTCCACTGTCCAACTGCTCTAAGTTAAGAGTTCACACAGCTCCAGTTTCACTGACCGACTGTGCCCAAAACAATGTAGTAATTActcttaaggtacggccacaccaaccgcgttgcttgcgttaggggcgttgaaaatcggcatttttgcatagggaaccattggtctaggcgcggtacacgcgttgaagcgttgaagcgttgcgttgggggcgttaggcgcggcagttgcacgtaattacgcacgtaacgcagtaacgcgcccaacgcccggagttcagaaaattgaactttcaacgctccaacgcgtgacgcttagccgcggtagccaatcagcgtggagcttgacccgacgtcactggcagagagtagtgagcttgcacagaagcatacggccgacatctttcttttttcttctgggtggaaatagtaacatagttacgccattaaatgcgtttatggaaacatttctagcgagaaatgtgcattttactttcataatgttcgctcagtgaatgtgaaggatgtttggtttgatagttatgacgaagagggaacgctccgttcacttgcatggacaatggactcatctagctgcgttggcgcgttgacgcgttggagcgttgaaccaccacacactggtcaagcgtcaggttgaccagtgtgtggtgaagACTGTGGGCagggacaaaaacaacaaaaacaacacaatattgTCCACTGTCCAACTGCTCTAAGTTAAGAGTTCACACAGCTCCAGTTTCACTGACCGACTGTGCCCAAAACAATGTAGTAATTActcttaaggtacggccacaccaaccgcgttgcttgcgttaggggcgttgaaaatcggcatttttgcatagggaaccattggtctaggcgcggtacacgcgttgaagcgttgaagcgttgcgttgggggcgttaggcgcggcagttgcacgtaattacgcacgtaaacgcagtaacgcgccccaacgcccggagttcagaaaattgaactttcaacgctccaacgcgtgacgcttagccgcggtagccaatcagcgtggagcttgacccgacgtcactggcagagagtagtgagcttgcacagaagcatacggccgacatctttcttttttcttctgggtggaaatagtaacatagttacgccattaaatgcgtttatggaaacatttctagcgagaaatgtgcattttactttcataatgttcggtcagtgaatgtgaaggatgtttggtttgatagttatgacgaagagggaacgctccgttcatttgcatggacaatggactcatctagctgcgttggcgcgttgacgcgttggagcgttgaaccaccacacactggtcaagcgtcaggttaggcgcggtactcgcgttgtccaacgcgagtaacgcggttggtgtggccgcaccattagtCTTCACTGAAGAATAGAGTGTAAACACAATAAACATATCACTCTAATAACAagaacataaaacaaataataatcagTCAGTGCTGACTAcccttactcctcctcctcctcctccttctccactttCTGCAGTCCGAGCATAATgtggagatttttttttaagaagatAAGCATTTCAGCATGCTGTGCTGTCAGCCTGCTCCTGTGCTCCTCAATGATAATTGACGCTGTGCTGAAGAGCCTTTCACTCTCCACACTCGTGCAGGGAGCACAGAGGAATTtagctgctgttgctgccaTGGTGGGGAGTCGAGCTTGGTTTAGGCTCCAGTAGTGTAAAGAGTTGCTCTTCCGTTCAATCGGAGCCTCACAGAAGTAGCTCTCCATTTCACAGATTGCCCCTGTGGTGATCTGGTCAGACGGACCTGCTGCTGTTCTGCTCTCCTCCTGTATTTCGTCAAAGATGCTGCCAAGGCTGCTGCTTGCACCCGCCATCCATGGAGTCTTGTCCACTGGCTCGGTCACATCAGGTGGAGGCGTGGTCTTCAGCTCTTCTTCTACTTTACATACCGCTGCCTTTAACGCTGCTTTTGCATGTCCCAGGTTTTCCGGGTTTGTAAAGTACCTggcataaatataaaatatataaaataatgtaacatGTATATTTTAGAGCTTTTCAAACCCAGTCCCCACACATTTGTGctcacagaaagaaacacagtcaTGATAATACAACATGGATAAACGAATTCCCATGTCAGATCTGGTTAGAGCCGCCGCAGTGTTTGATCCAGCGGTCAGAGACATCACTATGACGAAGGATGAAAGCAGAGAACTGCTGCAGAATCTTCATGAGAATCTGAACTCCAGGTGACATTTATATTTTAGTGTACTTGCTAACCACCTACCTTTTCTTATTTTTGATTTTAACAGCTATTTGCCTGATGCATATATTTCACTTTTCAGATTCAGTTCAACAGTGTTTGGGGTTGGAGATGAGATGACTACTGATGGTGGTTCTGGTGGCCGTCCTGGTGGGAAGGGTGACTACGATGGAGATGTGGGAGGAAGCGCGAAGCGCCTGCGACTAGAATTATTAGCAGAGGCACAAGAAGATGCCGAAGCTCATTCTTCAAGTACTCTTCTTGACCAAGAGATTTTCTGGCAATGAAAACGAGACCAAGGAGCATTGGACTTATAGCCATACCTTCCCAGCACTGTCCCCTATGGCCCGGTGCTACCTCTCCAAACAGTGATTCTAATCTGTAACCTGTAATCTTATTTTATGCAGTCACAACACAGTCACATAGGCTACAACCAACTCACTGTAAACAGTACAGTTTTTCTCATATACATCAGATTaggctaaataaatgtaagaaTTGAACATAAATTCCCTTACTTGTCTTTATAACGTGGATCCAGCAGTGTTGCCACGGTGTAGAGGGGCTCGGATTCCACATGCCTGAAACGTCTGGACTGCATCCAGAAGGGTGGCTTTCATAGTTAGGATCCCATGATCATCTTCACTCTCCTTACTGAGAAACCGTACCAGTGCATGGACAGAGGGGATGACATCGGCTGTGGTAGCAGAGGGGGCACTGACTAGAGTTGTTAGCTATTCAAAGGGGGTCAGAACCTTTGAGGTCTTCTCTAACAGCCCCTACTGGTTTGCTGTTAGAATGGCTGGCAGGGTGTGGTTTTCTTCAGATGAGTAGGCATGCAGTGGCCGTTTTTGATGAATGAGGCTATCAATCATGTACTTTGTACTGCTCCATCGTGTCTGGACATCCTGCTGGAGACGTTTTGGTGTGACATTCAGCTCTATTTGCAGGTCTTCAAGgtgtggggaaaaacggtctgtctagttactggaccagataaaatgagacggagaggtaataaagtctgtcggcacgaggaccttggatttattaagtaaagtggcaacggttatacagagtcataaagcgtgagaaatcgaatatgtctaagtccctaatcagcgctgatggttcgtccggagcttcgcctccgtggaaggtctgcttcagaagaagatcaagagtccctgtgtggtacagtttttatgctgtatcctcctctcgatgaggtgtgtgcgtttgaggtgtgtgtggttctgtgtgttttgcttggtcttggctcccaggccctgagagagcttcgtaacgggggagagctcctcgtgtctccggtgtgataaattaaaacggggagtgcccccctgaaatgtctcgtgtgtgataatttaatgtggctctcaggcccctggtataGGCaggggtatctcttggttcctcctaacggggaagagctctaaaaatgtctcctgtgtgataaattaatgtggctctcccgttcttgaggatgactggtgcattgtctgagtgtccaccatctgccagcctgggagatggggccttcagctccggccttgacctgactatatattatcatgtttgtgttcgttgggttagagcaagagttgactatattgtaatgtgtccatgtgatgtgctcatcaggctagggtaggagttagctatatttataatgtacatgtgatgtactcagcaggttatttttcccaacaaagGCTTGAATAAGCCTTGGGGGAATGTTTGAAGTGGCCCACTATTTTTTCTCCCGTTGGCTAGTGCATCACTTACAGCTCGCTGTGACAAGACCCCTTCATGGACTACAAGCTGAAGAGTGTGAGCAAAACATCCTAAGCTTGACACACCTAGCTAATTCATTGCCTTTTTCATGTTAGCAGCATTGTCTCTTAAAACGACATGGACCTTATTTTTCTCAATCTTCCAGTCATGCAGCATCTCCTCCATGGCGTGCGTGATTGCATCAGCTGTGTGCGATCCCCTGAATTCACGTGCATGTAACACTGCTCTCTGCAGTGTGAAGTCAGTGTCCACCCAGTGCGCAGTCAGGCTCAACAGAGACAGCGGACGATGGTCTGAGCTCCAGATGTCGGTGGTGAAGCTTATAGCATTTGCCTTCTCCAAGTGTGCGGCAATACACTTTTTAACCTATTCGTGCATCCGGGGTATAGTTTTGTCTACAATGTAGTGGCGGCTAGGAATAATGTAGCGAGGTTCGAGGTGCTCCATTAAGCGTTTAAACCCGACATTACTCACCACCGACAGGGGCTGGTCATCAAGCACAATAAACTGGGCCATCTTTTCTGTTATGGCCATTGCCTTTTTGCTGTCCCGTGGTAGTTTGTCACGTCTTGCAAAGCTTTCGGCCAGCGTGGGTTGCTGAAGCGAGCCAGAGGCTTGTTGCTTTGCCTTGCTGCTCTCGCGAAAATCCTCATGTTCTTTTTTGTGGTGTTTTTTCAAATGTGCGATGAGGTTACTTGTATTGAACCTTCCCGGTTCTGTCCCTCCACGGGACACTTGCGCCTGACAAATGTTGCATTTAGCTGCAACGTCTTTGTCCGAGTTTACGgtaaaatacttccacacagCCGACATCACTACACCTTGCTGCAGGCACACACGTTGTCGTTGTTGTGATCACGTGGGCTGTGCATGCTGGATCAGAGACGCTCTTCTTCCGCGGCCGGCACCAACGTTAATTAAGGGGCATTACCACCTACTGTGTTGGAGTGTGATCAAACCAGAGTCACCTATTATAGAAGTCCTGGAGCGGTAAATGGACAGCTTATATCGGAGCACTTATATCAGAGTTTTTAGATTCAGTCCGATAAAATCCGATATTCACTTTTTTGGCTGATATCGGACTGATTTCCGATATCAATatcggatcgggacatccctagaACTCATCACGACTCTAAAAAATTCTCGACTTCTCCTCTGTCCCCGTTACATTCGTCGAGGGTCCAGCCGCATGTTTATGTACAGTTCCACCGCTAAAAACTTCATCCCAGCGCTGTGGTCTGACCACAGCTCACCCACCGGCTCCCGCACTTCCTCTCCGTGtcatcacaacaacacacgTCATCAGAACGCAACCAGAGTGAACACCTTCAACCTCCGTCCAATTCCTACTTCCGCCCCATcaatttcaaaacaaaagcacGTAAAAGTCGCCCTCTTCAACACAAGATCCCTCAACAATAAAAGTCTCATTATCAATTAATTCATCATCGACCAACAACTTGACCTCCTGTGCCTTAATGAAACATGGCAAAAACCCCTGGATTATTTTTCACTAAACCAAACCACCTCTGCTAGATTTTCCTACCTGGACAACCCACGCTCTGAGATCAGAGGAGGGGGCATTGCTGCCATCTACCAACAAGACCTCCAACCTCGCCCTCTCACCATCCCTGCTGCTCCATCTTTTGAACACCTGGCTTTTaaattcttctttctttctttatgcCCGTTCCTCCGGCCTGGAGCATAGGCCATCGACGACGACTCTCCACCCAGCACGGCTCTGGGCTCTCTTCTCCGCCTCCACCCAGCTGGATCCAAGCCTCTTCAGCTCCGCCTCTGTGTCCCGTCTCCAGGTGTTCCTGGGGCGGCCTCTCTTCCGCTTCCCCTGGGGGTTCCAGGTCAGGGCCTGCCGTGTGATGCTATCTGCGGGTTTTCTCGGTGTGTGGCCTATCCATCCCCATTTTCATCTCAGGATCTGTTCTGCTACTGGCTCCTGGCTTCCTCTCTCCCACagctctttgttgttgtttttttctggccacCGGATTTTAAAGATGCGTCTCAGAGAGGTGTTTATAAAGGTCTGGATCATCTGTAACGTCTTCTTCGTCATTCTCCACGTCTCTGAACCATAGAGAAGGATGCTTTTGACATTAGTGTTGAAGATGCGCACTTTAGTTGATGTTGCTATTTCTTTGGAGGCCCAGATGTTCTTCAGGATAATGAAAGCTACTCTGGCTTTGCCTACCCTGGCCAAGACATCGGTGTCTGTGCCCCCCTGATGGTCTATGGTGCTACCAAGGTAGGTGAAGGAGTCAACTTCCTGAATGGGTCTGTCATCTATATTGACAGGGTTGGTGGTAGGGGTGTTAATCCTCATCAGTTTAGTCTTCTCCTTGTTTATCCTGAGGCCTGTTCCAAGGGATGTTGTTGCCAGTTTTGTAGTCTTGTCTTGCATCTGCTTGTGATTATGGGACAGACTAGCCAGGTCATCAGCGAAGTCGAGGTCTTCAAGTTGTTTCCAGAGGGTCCACTGTATGCCGGTCTTGCTTCCTGTTGTGATGGTCTTCATAATCCAGTCAATGACTAGAAGAAACAGGAAAGGTGACAGACAGGCTTTTAAATTACCCGGCCCAAAACCTCTCATCATTGCAATCATCTAACGCCCCCCCAAACCCAATCCATCATTTCTACCAGAACTCTCTGAATTCATCACCGCACTCTCCTCAATCTCACCATCTGTTTTACTTCTCTGTGATTTCAACCTACACATTGACTCCCCGGACTGTAAATATGCCATGGACTTTCTGGACCTTATCAACTGCCTCGGCTTCACCCAACACATCAACTTTCCCACCCACAACCATGGACACATCTTAGACCTGGTTTGCTCCATTGGCCTCCACATCCACAATATCTCCAGCACTGACCTCTCCATATCTGACCAGCTGGCCATCACACTTGTCGTTGACACTCCCGCCCCCCAACTCAAACAGGACAGCACAATCACTTTCCGCAACATTAAATTCATCtgcccagtctctctctccacctgcatATCAAACACTCTTTCCAGCCTCACCTTTCCTGCAAATCCAACCCCCATGGACCTCGTCAACATCTAATACAGCACACTGTCTTCATCCCTCAACAaactggcccccctgaaaaccaaAACTGTCACCTTCACTCACTCGGCTCCCTGGTTCACCCCGGAACttcacaaattaaaaaaacaactgcgACAACTAGAACGACTCCACAAGAAAACCGGTCTCGCATACAAAGAGCACACAAACCTCTACAAATCAGCACTAAACAAAGCCCGTTCAGTATACTACTCTGGCATCATTCACTCTGGATCCTCCAACCCACGCACCCTGTTTTCCAACATAAATAAACTCCTCAAGCCCCCCGACAACATTTCATCCTCATTTACCCCGGAGAAATGCAACAACCTCATTTCATTTTTCAACTCCAAAATAGAAAACATCCACAACCAGCTTGCAACCTCCTCTGCCTCAACCCCGGTCCCCGAACCCACACCTCCttcatcctcagaccaccggctCTCTACCTTCTCACCGATAACCACTGCAGACCTCTCCAAAATACTCTCCACCATGAAAtcatccacctcccccctggACCCCATGCCCTCTGAACTCGTCAAAGCCTGTTTTACCTCTCTCGCCCCACTGATCACTGACACCATCAACTCCTCCCTTACCTCTGGCACTGTCCCCCCACCTCTTAAACTTGCTGCCATCACCCCTCTCCTTAAAAAACCTGGTCTTGACTCTGACGACCCCAACAATTTCAGACCCATCTCCAACCTCACATTCATCTCAAAATTACTGGAAAGAGCCATCGCAACTCAACTCAAGAAGTACCTCCTCTCCAATAACCTATATGAAACATTCCAATCCGGCTTTAGAACCCACCACAGCACTGTAACAGCACTAATCAAAGTCGCAAACGatctcctactctcctctgaTTCCGGCTCCCTCACCATTCTTCTCCTCCtggacctcagtgctgccttcgACACCGTCAACCACTCCATCCTCCTCAGCCGCCTGAAATCCTTAGGCATCACTGACACCGCCCTCTCCTGGTTCAACTCATACCTGTCAGAAAGATTTCACTATATCGCCATAAACAACCACAaatcccccaccacccctgtCTCACACGGAGTCCCCCAAGGCTCAGTGCTTggccccatcctcttcatcctctataTGCTCCCACTTGGCCACATCATCCGCCGCCATGGACTTCACTTTCACTGCTATGCCGACGACACTCAACTCTACATCACCACCAAAACCATCACTCCAGCTATTCTGTCCACCCTCACCAACTGCCTCACCCattggcgtcagtttggtttgaaatgtgctggggacagagattcggaagtgcatttttagaagtgctgggtacaatgaggatgcactcctttttctctctttagtgccggtaatgaaaggttctgaaagacggcataaccatgtagctaattactaaggaataaaatgtatacaaaatctgtctggcacgttttatgaagaaaacgttttcaaaaagcatcggacatatgacccactatgttctgctccatgtatccaatgttgacaacgtgacatggtatggctaagctaacaacaacaagaggagctaggaaaggaatttaagggccaaaggtgtggctacacacagcactacaaaagtcgtcaaaaaataataatatttgttgcacagctgaacgctgtatcacatcaggagctggctgttctAAATTCACAACAtgcattccatcaaaactagcctacatcaggcattctgaccaataCTCATGAACTCTTGttgtcactttgtgtca encodes:
- the LOC130390440 gene encoding zinc finger BED domain-containing protein 4-like; its protein translation is MQSRRFRHVESEPLYTVATLLDPRYKDKYFTNPENLGHAKAALKAAVCKVEEELKTTPPPDVTEPVDKTPWMAGASSSLGSIFDEIQEESRTAAGPSDQITTGAICEMESYFCEAPIERKSNSLHYWSLNQARLPTMAATAAKFLCAPCTSVESERLFSTASIIIEEHRSRLTAQHAEMLIFLKKNLHIMLGLQKVEKEEEEEE